From Sphingomonas sp. PAMC26645:
TTGGGGCCGAGGATCGTCACGACCGCACCTTGCAGCATCATGACGAGCCCCAGCTGGCGCGCGAATCCGACGGAAGCAGCGTCGCCCATCAGCCAGCCGCCGCCCCCGATAGCGATGAGCGCGAGGCCGGGCCACCAACCGGTCGGGGTTAGTTGCGCCAGTTCGGCACGACGTTGCCAGACGAGCCATGCGATCACCGGGCCGATGAAGAGGCAGTGGCCGAAGGTGGTGCTGGTCCACCAGATATGCGCGAGATCGGCAACGTCGCTTCGGAATGTCAGGAGTATCAGCGCCGCGACGACCGCGAGCGCGATACCGTGGCGACGCCATACGGTCATGCCGAAAGGCCGAGCAGCGCGTCCAGCGGCGCGAGGCGGGCGTCCCAGCCATAGCGGCGGATGACCTGCGCGCGGGCGGACTGGCCGAGCGTTGCCGCGGTGTCGGGGGCTTCAAGCAGGTCGCAGATGCGGTCGGCGAACTCCTGTGCGGTCATGGCTACCCGGATCGTGCCGGCATGATCGATGCCCTCGGCCGCGGCTGTCGACGTGACGACGGGTCGGGCCATCGCCATCGCCTCGAGCACCTTGTTCTGGATGCCGCGCGCGAGTTTCAGCGGGGCGACGCAGACGTCCGCAGTAGCGAGCCAGCCTCGCACGTCGTCGACTGCGCCGGTGACGGTGACGTGATCGTTCGCGAGCGCCTGGACGGCCGCAGTCGGCGCGCGGCCGACGATCGCGAAGTGAGCGGGGTGGCGCTCGCGGACGAGCGGGAGGATGTCGCGTGCGAACCACGTCACCGCGTCGATGTTGGGGCGGTAGTCCATCTGGCCGGTGAAGACGATGAAAGGCGAACCACTTAACGGCTCCCCCCCGGTGGAGGCCGGGGTCCAGTGGGGGGACGTCGGTAACGACGGATTGCGCTCCGTTACAGCGACCTCTCCAACTGGGCCCCGGCGTTCGCCGGGGTGGTGGCTGCCGGTAAGTTTGGTAAACTCAGCCGCCGGATCGAACTTCGCCGAATCGATGCCGTTCTCGACCGCAATGATCCGCCCGGTCGCCCCGCCCTCCCGGAACAACGCAGCCTCCGCGTCGCTGACGAACAGGCTGGCCGACACCCTGCCCGCTACCTCACGTTCGAACGCGCCGAGTAGCCGAGCCTCGCGGCGCATCATCCACCGCATCGGGCCCCACGCGTCGTCGGCAAACCCAGCAAACTTGGCGGAGTCGACGTCGACGAAGTCCATGACGACCGGCGGACCGCCAACCGGCAAATACTGCGCCATTTGACCGGAGAAGCAGTAGACTGCGCTTACCTGGGGCAAGACGCGATCGACAGCACCTTGCATCGCCGCCGCCGCAAAGGCGGTTAGCGAGACCGGCTTACCGGTCGCGAGCGCTTCGACCGCAGCACGCTGCTGCGACTTCTG
This genomic window contains:
- a CDS encoding glycosyltransferase, whose translation is MSLLFLAHRVPFPPDRGDKIRSFHILQYLATRTPVHLVAFADDETDFDPPAAFTDMLASCTILPRQKSQQRAAVEALATGKPVSLTAFAAAAMQGAVDRVLPQVSAVYCFSGQMAQYLPVGGPPVVMDFVDVDSAKFAGFADDAWGPMRWMMRREARLLGAFEREVAGRVSASLFVSDAEAALFREGGATGRIIAVENGIDSAKFDPAAEFTKLTGSHHPGERRGPVGEVAVTERNPSLPTSPHWTPASTGGEPLSGSPFIVFTGQMDYRPNIDAVTWFARDILPLVRERHPAHFAIVGRAPTAAVQALANDHVTVTGAVDDVRGWLATADVCVAPLKLARGIQNKVLEAMAMARPVVTSTAAAEGIDHAGTIRVAMTAQEFADRICDLLEAPDTAATLGQSARAQVIRRYGWDARLAPLDALLGLSA